In Acaryochloris marina S15, a single genomic region encodes these proteins:
- the uvrB gene encoding excinuclease ABC subunit UvrB codes for MTAFDLHAPFVPKGDQPQAIEKLTALLQSGHSRQTLLGATGTGKTFTMAKVIEEIGKPTLILAHNKTLAAQLCNEIRSFFPNNAVEYFISYYDYYQPEAYIPVTDTFIEKTAAINEEIDMLRHSATRSLFERQDVIVVASISCIYGLGIPAEYLKASIPLKVGAEVDQRQLLRSLAAVQYTRNDVDLGRGRFRVKGDVLEIGPAYEDRIIRVEFFGDEIDAIRYVDPVTGATLQSLEGLNVYPARHFVTPTERLEMAVEAIDEERKAQVEHLETTGKLLEAQRLNQRARYDLEMLREVGYCNGVENYSRHLAGREAGAPPECLVDYFPQDWLLIVDESHVSVPQIRAMYNGDQARKKVLIDHGFRLPSAADNRPLKSEEFWQKVNQCVFVSATPGQWEIELSENRVVEQVIRPTGVIDPEIFVRPTTGQVDDLLAEIHERVSRQERTLITTLTKRMAEDLTEYFEERGVRVRYLHSEINAIQRIEILRDLRQGVFDVLVGVNLLREGLDLPEVSLVAILDADKEGFLRAERSLIQTIGRAARHVRGQAILYADNLTNSMERAISETERRRTIQLAYNEKHGITPQPVKKGSDNAILAFLEVSRRLNTQELEDAYEQADDLPLESVPELITQLEAKMKESAKNLEFEEAAKYRDRIKNLRSKLLGQKSP; via the coding sequence ATGACAGCTTTTGACCTCCATGCTCCATTTGTCCCTAAAGGTGATCAACCCCAAGCCATTGAGAAACTGACCGCTCTCCTTCAATCTGGCCATTCTAGGCAAACTTTGCTGGGCGCTACGGGTACGGGTAAGACCTTCACGATGGCTAAGGTGATTGAAGAGATTGGTAAACCCACGCTAATCCTGGCCCATAACAAAACGCTAGCTGCGCAGCTCTGTAACGAAATCCGTTCCTTTTTTCCCAACAATGCAGTTGAGTATTTCATCAGCTATTACGACTATTACCAGCCTGAAGCCTATATTCCGGTCACAGATACCTTTATTGAAAAGACAGCTGCCATCAATGAAGAAATTGATATGCTGCGGCATTCCGCGACACGATCGCTATTTGAACGTCAGGATGTCATTGTGGTGGCATCAATCAGCTGTATTTACGGTTTGGGTATCCCTGCTGAGTATCTCAAGGCCTCAATCCCCCTCAAAGTTGGAGCTGAAGTTGATCAGCGGCAATTGCTGAGAAGTCTGGCAGCCGTGCAATATACCCGCAATGATGTGGACTTAGGGCGGGGGCGATTTCGAGTCAAAGGAGATGTTCTGGAGATTGGTCCAGCCTATGAAGACCGGATTATTCGGGTGGAGTTTTTTGGGGATGAGATCGATGCCATTCGCTATGTCGATCCCGTTACTGGAGCAACATTACAGAGTTTGGAAGGACTGAATGTTTATCCTGCCCGCCACTTTGTAACGCCAACAGAACGATTGGAAATGGCAGTTGAAGCCATTGATGAGGAGAGAAAAGCACAGGTCGAACATTTAGAAACGACCGGGAAACTTTTGGAAGCTCAGCGCCTCAACCAACGGGCTCGCTACGATCTAGAGATGCTGAGAGAAGTTGGGTATTGCAATGGAGTAGAAAACTATTCTCGTCATCTGGCTGGACGGGAAGCAGGGGCTCCACCTGAGTGTTTGGTGGATTATTTTCCTCAGGATTGGTTGTTAATCGTAGATGAGTCTCATGTATCGGTCCCCCAAATTCGGGCCATGTATAACGGCGATCAGGCTCGCAAGAAAGTTCTGATTGATCATGGTTTTCGTCTACCCAGTGCGGCAGACAATCGCCCCCTTAAGTCCGAAGAATTTTGGCAAAAAGTTAACCAGTGTGTGTTTGTGTCCGCTACTCCAGGGCAGTGGGAAATAGAGTTATCAGAAAATCGGGTAGTGGAGCAAGTTATTCGACCGACGGGGGTAATCGATCCAGAAATTTTTGTCCGTCCGACAACTGGCCAAGTGGATGATTTACTAGCTGAGATTCATGAGCGAGTCAGTCGCCAAGAACGGACTTTGATCACCACCTTAACCAAACGGATGGCAGAGGACCTGACGGAATACTTTGAAGAGCGAGGCGTGCGAGTCCGATATCTGCATTCGGAGATTAATGCCATTCAACGTATCGAAATTCTTCGGGATTTACGCCAGGGAGTATTTGATGTCTTAGTTGGGGTCAATTTATTGCGAGAGGGGTTGGATTTACCTGAAGTTTCTCTTGTAGCCATCTTAGATGCTGATAAAGAAGGGTTCCTGAGAGCTGAGCGTTCTCTGATTCAAACCATTGGTCGAGCCGCTCGCCATGTCCGAGGTCAAGCCATTCTCTATGCTGACAATCTGACGAATAGCATGGAAAGGGCTATTTCCGAAACTGAGCGGCGTCGGACCATTCAGCTTGCCTATAATGAAAAGCATGGCATCACTCCACAACCGGTCAAAAAAGGATCTGATAATGCGATTTTGGCCTTTTTGGAGGTCTCCCGCCGCCTCAATACCCAAGAACTTGAGGATGCCTATGAACAGGCAGATGATCTACCCTTGGAGAGTGTGCCAGAGTTGATTACCCAATTGGAGGCAAAGATGAAGGAATCAGCTAAAAATCTGGAGTTCGAAGAAGCTGCAAAGTATCGAGATCGCATCAAGAACCTGAGATCTAAACTCTTAGGTCAAAAGTCTCCTTGA
- a CDS encoding hybrid sensor histidine kinase/response regulator, translating into MLFEQTTVGEFLQQTLVCQADTPIQEILDILQHQSSASPVAQSEDESGDGVDLSQLVVVNAQQQPTSLIPLAQFIHLFITEQKSPDAVSPQQPIGEWGDLHNQPLQQVAVTNSLKQFWQYLQTFSQDLSLSWAIVEDETGKYLGLLDTPKLIQFLAHHAPLSVAIKFSSDLKSSLSPALEISDTPPASTESLPPQDSISAAAPLSAELLAEISHELKSPLTAILSLSNVLSHQGIQNLSERQLQYVQLIHQKSQHLMGILNTLLDLTQLPVQVQPEAQTAVDIDSLCDDAIAQAKRYYQLEEGTANQASLIIRRHPQGVLGSITSDELKLRQILIHLLHNALGATQGQSSIELGVKQWQGWTIFTISDQGAPIPHLQQPLIFQIPQTWTIPDQDILGKTGLGLVLAHRLAEQMSGDISFISGPTQGNTFSLYVPPDPLQRQQTKTTQGLVLLIATNPNLIEQVSQYLSDQSLQVVVARSEPEVAQKIALFKPQAVILQTLLTTGSGWDILSLLQQRDRDCPILLIGSTDDCLRTTDSVDGCLTLPELQPGLAQWLETCLKAKISTSGSTPKQKHLAPSNSPKAQKLTVLHLDGNLDQFGNTLPIDISHSLYEHQWRVISTTTLDEAELLVDIWQPDIILYTDDDSAPFLNMAAESPLVSFPFVILHPEVRQIALERGDLEVFSHANITTLSNSELSEVSSLLEILNHSTAAE; encoded by the coding sequence GTGTTATTCGAACAAACAACTGTCGGTGAGTTTTTGCAGCAGACATTAGTCTGTCAAGCTGACACTCCCATTCAAGAAATATTAGATATACTCCAGCATCAAAGTTCTGCATCTCCAGTTGCTCAGTCTGAGGATGAGTCTGGCGATGGGGTCGATCTATCCCAATTAGTGGTGGTTAATGCACAGCAGCAACCCACTAGTCTCATTCCCCTAGCGCAATTTATTCATTTATTTATTACTGAGCAAAAGTCCCCTGACGCTGTTTCTCCTCAGCAGCCGATTGGAGAATGGGGCGATTTACACAATCAACCCTTGCAGCAGGTAGCGGTAACGAACTCTCTCAAGCAATTTTGGCAATATTTACAAACTTTTTCCCAAGATCTCAGCTTGTCTTGGGCCATTGTTGAGGATGAAACCGGCAAATATTTGGGGTTATTGGATACGCCTAAGTTAATTCAATTCCTGGCCCATCATGCCCCCTTGAGTGTTGCGATCAAGTTTTCCTCGGATTTAAAAAGTTCACTTTCACCTGCCTTAGAGATATCCGATACACCACCCGCCTCAACAGAGTCATTGCCCCCTCAAGATTCAATCTCTGCCGCTGCTCCATTGAGTGCCGAACTATTGGCTGAAATTAGCCATGAACTCAAATCTCCCCTCACGGCAATTCTGAGTTTGTCCAATGTTCTGAGTCATCAGGGCATTCAGAATTTATCTGAGCGGCAGTTGCAATATGTGCAGTTGATTCATCAGAAAAGCCAGCATCTGATGGGTATCCTCAATACGTTACTGGACTTAACTCAACTTCCTGTCCAAGTTCAGCCTGAAGCACAAACAGCTGTTGATATTGATTCGCTGTGTGACGATGCGATCGCACAAGCGAAACGATACTACCAACTGGAAGAAGGCACAGCGAATCAGGCTTCTCTCATCATTCGTCGGCATCCCCAGGGAGTCCTCGGCTCGATCACAAGTGATGAGCTGAAATTACGCCAAATCCTGATACATCTTTTGCACAACGCTTTAGGAGCGACTCAAGGGCAATCCTCCATCGAACTGGGAGTTAAGCAGTGGCAAGGGTGGACGATCTTTACCATTTCCGACCAGGGTGCTCCAATTCCCCACCTACAGCAGCCCCTTATCTTTCAAATCCCCCAAACTTGGACGATTCCAGACCAAGACATTCTCGGTAAAACAGGGCTAGGATTGGTGCTGGCCCATCGATTAGCAGAACAGATGTCAGGGGATATTTCTTTTATCTCTGGACCGACTCAGGGCAATACCTTCTCCTTGTATGTGCCTCCAGACCCTCTTCAAAGACAGCAGACTAAAACCACCCAAGGTTTAGTTCTTCTGATTGCCACAAATCCCAATCTAATTGAACAAGTGAGTCAGTATCTGTCTGATCAATCTTTACAAGTTGTCGTGGCCCGTTCAGAGCCAGAAGTCGCTCAGAAAATCGCCTTATTCAAGCCTCAAGCCGTTATCCTACAAACTCTGCTTACCACTGGCTCAGGGTGGGATATTCTTTCACTCCTTCAACAGCGAGATAGGGATTGTCCCATCTTACTGATAGGAAGCACCGATGACTGTCTACGTACTACTGATAGTGTAGATGGCTGCCTAACCTTACCCGAACTTCAACCCGGCTTGGCACAATGGTTAGAAACTTGCTTAAAAGCCAAAATTTCAACCTCTGGTTCTACCCCTAAGCAGAAACACCTCGCCCCCTCTAACTCTCCTAAAGCGCAAAAATTAACCGTTCTCCATCTAGACGGCAATCTAGATCAATTCGGCAATACCTTACCCATTGATATTAGTCACTCGCTGTATGAACATCAGTGGAGAGTGATATCGACCACAACTTTAGATGAAGCTGAGTTATTAGTAGATATTTGGCAGCCCGATATCATTCTCTATACAGATGATGATTCTGCTCCCTTCTTGAACATGGCCGCAGAATCTCCCTTAGTCTCCTTCCCCTTTGTTATTCTTCACCCTGAAGTCCGGCAGATAGCCCTTGAGCGGGGAGACCTGGAGGTCTTTTCTCATGCAAACATAACCACACTTTCGAACTCTGAACTATCAGAAGTATCGTCACTGCTAGAAATACTCAACCACTCCACCGCAGCCGAGTAG
- a CDS encoding protein kinase domain-containing protein, giving the protein MVLLPLGTLLQKGTYRLEQLVRHQGLQLTYEGTHLPSQQPVLINTLNPSRQHPKKILLHRDAFIQEAQAWQRLKHPSLEPIRDVFVDSVLPFLVRDKLPEQTWAINGKNQPLSEAEAIAQITQIANGLNQAHQQQLRHGDVQPKNVVDPPHTDHPMLVNWVWQPSNPSLPPPLVHAYAAPESAQGQQTVTTDIYGLAATLYTLVMGQMPIAASQRQHIRLEMHHPDLSQATIVALLRGMAMQPQHRPQSISEWMKLLPKAPSPPVSFPTESGNIGAASPSLTAKPVSSIDSSLLETSPPPASEPPASEPSGPAIPYPSEQLSIAPETEDLPTTLSESTVPSQEPSQTVSTTRLQPYSAPPRFPFRALIVCSVLSGVVGIAFGLLLRFHYQNQFANPQVPAKAAPVQNEDFLPKPGTTRRELETLPTPIETPLESPIPSTLEEPTVDPQFDQGDIGPDPTLQDSVPLSPDSLGPDPTLQAPIDSYPDSLAPSPEPSPFDPFARPDFSTPPPSESPESFQ; this is encoded by the coding sequence ATGGTTTTGCTTCCCCTCGGAACACTTTTACAAAAAGGAACGTATCGTTTAGAGCAACTGGTCAGGCATCAGGGCTTGCAGCTAACCTATGAGGGCACTCATTTACCTAGTCAGCAGCCTGTTCTGATCAATACCCTTAATCCGTCCCGTCAACACCCTAAAAAAATCCTCCTACATCGCGATGCTTTCATACAAGAAGCTCAAGCTTGGCAGCGCTTAAAACATCCTTCCCTAGAACCCATCCGAGACGTTTTTGTAGATTCGGTTCTCCCCTTTCTGGTCAGGGACAAGCTACCAGAACAGACCTGGGCCATAAATGGAAAAAATCAGCCCCTATCAGAAGCGGAGGCGATTGCCCAAATCACCCAAATTGCTAACGGCTTGAACCAAGCGCATCAGCAGCAGCTTCGGCATGGAGATGTTCAACCGAAAAATGTTGTTGACCCTCCCCATACTGATCATCCGATGCTTGTGAATTGGGTTTGGCAACCCAGCAACCCTAGTTTGCCTCCTCCTCTGGTTCATGCCTATGCAGCACCTGAATCCGCTCAAGGTCAACAAACCGTTACAACCGATATCTATGGATTAGCCGCAACCTTATACACCTTGGTGATGGGGCAAATGCCGATAGCAGCTTCCCAGCGGCAACATATTCGCTTGGAAATGCATCACCCAGACCTAAGCCAGGCAACGATTGTTGCCCTGCTACGGGGAATGGCGATGCAACCTCAGCATCGCCCTCAATCTATCTCAGAGTGGATGAAACTCCTACCCAAGGCACCTTCTCCCCCTGTATCATTCCCAACAGAATCGGGTAACATAGGCGCAGCTTCCCCTTCCCTAACTGCGAAACCTGTATCCTCAATAGACTCTTCTCTTCTAGAGACCTCTCCTCCTCCAGCCTCAGAACCTCCAGCCTCAGAACCTTCAGGCCCAGCAATTCCTTACCCTTCAGAGCAATTATCTATAGCCCCTGAGACTGAGGATCTTCCGACAACACTTTCAGAATCAACAGTCCCTAGCCAGGAGCCCAGCCAGACTGTGTCAACCACTCGTCTCCAACCTTATTCCGCGCCTCCCAGATTTCCCTTCCGAGCATTAATCGTGTGTTCAGTGCTCTCAGGTGTTGTGGGAATTGCCTTTGGCCTGTTGCTACGGTTTCATTACCAGAATCAGTTCGCGAACCCGCAAGTGCCTGCAAAGGCTGCCCCGGTTCAAAATGAAGATTTTCTACCTAAGCCAGGGACGACCAGAAGGGAATTAGAAACTTTGCCCACTCCGATTGAAACACCTCTTGAGTCCCCCATTCCCTCAACTTTAGAAGAACCAACGGTTGATCCTCAGTTTGATCAGGGTGATATTGGGCCAGATCCCACCCTTCAGGACTCCGTCCCTCTTAGTCCTGATTCCCTAGGCCCGGATCCTACTCTTCAAGCGCCAATAGACTCCTATCCTGACAGCCTGGCTCCCAGCCCAGAGCCATCTCCGTTCGACCCCTTTGCTCGGCCTGATTTCTCAACACCGCCTCCATCAGAATCCCCAGAAAGCTTCCAGTAA
- a CDS encoding CoB--CoM heterodisulfide reductase iron-sulfur subunit B family protein, with amino-acid sequence MSVPTLQYAYFPGCVAQGACRELYMSTQEIAQALGIKLIELKKAACCGSGTFKEDSQLLEDTVNARNIALAEQLNLPLLTHCSTCQGVIGHVDERLKDAKESNPEYFDQINSLLSEQHCSPYQGSTEVKHLLWALVGDYGLEALSLQVKRKLSGLKCAAFYGCYLLRAQQSLPFDDPIHPSSMENVFLALDATPIYYSGRTQCCGWPLASYATPQSFAMAGGRIQDAIAAGADCLVTPCPLCHLNLDSRQPEVEKSINTKLGLPVLHLPQLVGLALGIEPQKLGLEKHVVSTRPILEKLGII; translated from the coding sequence ATGTCGGTCCCAACACTCCAATATGCATACTTCCCAGGATGTGTCGCTCAAGGCGCTTGTCGAGAACTATACATGTCAACTCAGGAAATTGCCCAGGCCTTAGGGATTAAACTCATTGAATTGAAGAAAGCGGCCTGTTGTGGGTCTGGCACCTTTAAAGAAGATTCGCAATTACTCGAAGATACCGTTAATGCCCGCAATATTGCCCTAGCCGAACAGCTCAATTTACCCCTCCTCACCCATTGCAGTACCTGCCAAGGAGTGATTGGTCATGTCGATGAGCGATTGAAAGACGCCAAAGAGAGTAACCCTGAGTATTTTGATCAGATCAATAGCTTGTTGTCCGAACAACATTGTTCTCCCTATCAAGGCAGTACTGAAGTCAAGCATCTCCTGTGGGCTTTGGTCGGAGATTATGGCTTAGAAGCCCTTTCCCTTCAAGTCAAGCGTAAACTCAGCGGATTAAAGTGTGCGGCTTTTTATGGTTGCTATCTTCTCAGAGCCCAACAGAGTCTCCCCTTCGACGATCCAATTCACCCTTCTTCCATGGAAAATGTGTTTCTGGCCCTCGATGCTACGCCAATCTACTACTCGGGTCGCACCCAATGTTGTGGTTGGCCCCTCGCTAGCTATGCCACCCCCCAGTCCTTTGCCATGGCGGGAGGTAGAATTCAGGACGCAATTGCAGCTGGAGCTGACTGCTTGGTGACCCCTTGTCCCCTCTGTCATCTGAATTTAGATTCTCGTCAACCTGAAGTTGAAAAATCCATTAATACCAAGCTAGGCTTGCCTGTTTTGCATTTACCTCAGTTAGTCGGTTTGGCTTTAGGGATTGAACCGCAGAAACTTGGGCTAGAAAAGCATGTGGTCTCCACACGACCCATACTAGAGAAATTAGGCATCATCTAA
- a CDS encoding COR domain-containing protein, translating into MTGETGLQRINPDELPDLLMRLSNEHRTDLALFGPEVSLSPSMDNWPKEFQGRVVFQLTTQLSSLPLELLRLNRLQTLTFWSLSLQDTDITAIAENLQQLSSLDLSDNEVGADGARAIAENLQQLSSLNLSFNEVGDDGARAIAENLQQLSSLDLSDNEVGDDGARAIAENLQQLSSLNLSFNEVGDDGARAIAENLQQLSSLNLSNNNVGDDGARAIAENLQQLSSLNLSFNEVGDDGARAIVENLQQLSSLDLSGNKVGDDGARAIAENLQQLSSLNLRNNNVGDDGARAIAENLQQLSSLNLRNNKVGDDGARAIAENLQQLSSLNLSNNNVGDAVVIAIGQHQTALNDLHLNSNKQITTVAPLAQLPLVTLNIAETNVVDLSPLKSWVLAKRPIHWSQATWRGVGIYVEDCPLTHPSPEIVKQGPEAVLNYFHEVEAQGVDRLFEAKLLIVGEGGAGKTSILRRMFLPELGLPNEDETTRGIDIHRHEFSMSNGRKFRLNAWDFGGQQIYHATHQFFLTKRSLYVLVDDTRSDHKSVYDEGFKFWLEVVETLSAASPLLIFQNEKGGRSKQIDEVGIRGRFPNVEEFHRGNLEHPCAADKLRQAVEYYIQKLPHIGEDVPAKWVAIRDELKELAKTQPYISLDNYFTVYAGHLEADLDKALKLSQYLHDLGVFLHFQEPRELRRTIFLQNQWMTDAVFRILDDENVKSQQGRFTLDDCDRLWSKKGYADKEIELRALMVRFELCYRLPDMNKETWLVPQHLSPSKPSELDNWARSGDLMLTYRYEFLPRGLVSRLIVRVHRFVKQPNLCWLQGALFEHGETKMLVVTAEKGNEIILRSRGPEKKSLLSTIASELDALNDSFQGLKDKVSKWVPCICETCMNLTEPAMFEQKKLIERKSRGKPSIECPNPPDYHDVSVLELLDGMNLEQWLARAKQELPQDNSEIETPEESNQSKSADTVKEKTIRIFLASSAELREDRDAFDLYFRQQNDRLRKQGIYLEVIRWENFLDAMSTTRLQNEYNQKIRHCDIFVSLFKTKTGKYTEEEFDVAYKTFKKTKKPLIYTYFRKTTVSTSDVNVDDLISLRDFKDKLSNLSHFYKEYESIEGLQGHFRGQLDKLREDKRL; encoded by the coding sequence ATGACTGGAGAAACTGGGCTGCAGCGCATAAATCCAGATGAATTGCCCGATCTACTAATGCGGCTCAGCAATGAACATCGGACTGACCTAGCCCTCTTTGGACCAGAAGTTAGCCTTTCACCATCAATGGACAATTGGCCAAAGGAGTTTCAGGGGCGCGTTGTATTCCAACTTACCACCCAGTTATCTAGTCTCCCCCTTGAACTATTGCGACTCAATCGGTTGCAAACTCTCACCTTTTGGTCCCTCAGCCTGCAGGATACAGACATCACTGCCATCGCAGAGAACCTCCAACAGCTCTCGTCACTTGATCTGAGTGACAACGAAGTGGGCGCTGACGGGGCGCGGGCCATCGCAGAGAACCTCCAACAGCTCTCGTCACTCAATCTGAGTTTCAACGAAGTGGGCGATGATGGGGCGCGGGCCATCGCAGAGAACCTCCAACAGCTCTCGTCACTTGATCTGAGTGACAACGAAGTGGGTGATGACGGGGCGCGGGCCATTGCAGAGAACCTCCAACAGCTCTCGTCACTCAATCTGAGTTTCAACGAAGTGGGCGATGATGGGGCGCGGGCCATCGCAGAGAACCTCCAACAGCTCTCGTCACTCAATCTGAGTAACAACAATGTGGGTGATGACGGGGCGCGGGCCATTGCAGAGAACCTCCAACAGCTCTCGTCACTCAATCTGAGTTTCAACGAAGTGGGCGATGATGGGGCGCGGGCCATCGTAGAGAACCTCCAACAGCTCTCGTCCCTTGATCTGAGTGGCAACAAAGTGGGTGATGACGGGGCGCGGGCCATTGCAGAGAACCTCCAACAGCTCTCGTCACTCAATCTGAGAAACAACAATGTGGGTGATGACGGGGCGCGGGCCATCGCAGAGAACCTTCAACAGCTCTCGTCACTCAATCTGAGAAACAACAAAGTGGGTGATGACGGGGCGCGGGCCATCGCAGAGAACCTCCAACAGCTCTCGTCACTCAATCTGAGTAACAACAATGTGGGTGATGCAGTTGTCATTGCCATTGGTCAACACCAAACAGCTCTCAACGATCTACATCTAAATTCAAATAAACAGATAACGACGGTTGCTCCATTAGCACAGCTTCCACTCGTGACACTGAACATTGCTGAGACAAACGTGGTAGATCTATCACCTTTAAAATCGTGGGTCTTAGCCAAACGACCGATCCATTGGTCCCAAGCAACATGGCGGGGAGTAGGTATCTATGTCGAAGATTGTCCGCTAACACATCCCTCGCCGGAAATCGTAAAGCAGGGGCCGGAGGCAGTACTCAATTACTTTCATGAGGTTGAAGCGCAGGGGGTAGATCGGCTGTTTGAAGCCAAACTACTAATTGTTGGCGAGGGTGGGGCTGGAAAAACTAGCATTCTGCGTCGTATGTTTCTGCCCGAATTAGGACTGCCTAACGAAGACGAAACAACCCGTGGCATCGATATCCACCGTCATGAGTTCTCAATGTCTAATGGACGCAAGTTTCGACTTAATGCCTGGGACTTTGGCGGTCAGCAGATTTATCATGCGACCCATCAGTTCTTTCTCACAAAGCGTTCCTTGTATGTATTGGTCGATGACACCCGCAGTGATCACAAATCAGTCTATGACGAAGGTTTTAAGTTCTGGCTGGAGGTAGTTGAAACCCTTAGCGCAGCTAGTCCCCTACTAATTTTTCAAAATGAGAAAGGCGGACGCAGTAAACAGATCGACGAGGTGGGCATCAGAGGGCGCTTTCCCAACGTAGAGGAGTTCCATCGGGGCAATCTGGAACATCCATGTGCGGCGGATAAACTGCGCCAAGCGGTAGAATACTACATTCAGAAATTGCCACATATTGGTGAAGATGTACCAGCTAAATGGGTTGCCATTCGCGATGAATTGAAGGAATTGGCAAAGACCCAGCCCTATATCTCACTGGATAACTACTTCACAGTCTATGCAGGTCATCTTGAAGCAGATCTCGATAAGGCCCTAAAGCTAAGCCAGTACCTGCATGACCTGGGAGTGTTCCTACACTTTCAGGAACCACGGGAACTCCGACGGACTATATTTTTACAGAACCAGTGGATGACAGATGCAGTATTTCGTATCCTTGACGACGAAAATGTCAAATCCCAGCAAGGTCGCTTTACCCTGGATGATTGCGATCGTCTGTGGTCCAAAAAAGGCTACGCGGATAAGGAAATAGAGTTGCGTGCCCTCATGGTCCGTTTCGAGCTATGTTATCGGCTGCCGGATATGAACAAAGAGACATGGCTGGTTCCACAACACTTGTCACCTTCAAAGCCTTCAGAGCTAGACAATTGGGCCAGGAGTGGCGATCTGATGTTGACCTACCGCTACGAGTTTCTACCTCGGGGCCTGGTAAGCCGACTGATCGTTCGAGTGCACCGTTTTGTAAAGCAGCCGAATCTATGTTGGTTGCAGGGTGCCTTATTCGAGCATGGTGAAACAAAGATGCTAGTGGTGACAGCCGAAAAAGGTAATGAAATTATTCTCCGCAGCCGTGGTCCAGAAAAAAAATCGCTGCTCAGCACTATTGCCAGTGAACTTGATGCACTAAACGACAGCTTCCAAGGACTCAAAGACAAAGTCAGTAAATGGGTGCCTTGCATCTGTGAAACCTGCATGAACCTAACAGAACCAGCAATGTTCGAGCAGAAAAAATTAATTGAACGGAAAAGTAGAGGCAAACCATCCATTGAGTGCCCCAATCCACCTGACTACCATGATGTCAGCGTGCTAGAACTTCTGGATGGCATGAATCTAGAACAATGGTTGGCGAGAGCAAAACAAGAGCTACCTCAAGACAATAGTGAGATAGAAACACCTGAAGAATCAAATCAATCTAAGTCGGCGGATACTGTGAAGGAAAAGACGATTCGGATCTTCCTAGCGTCCTCAGCTGAGCTTCGCGAAGATCGCGACGCTTTCGATCTATATTTTCGCCAGCAGAATGACCGTCTACGCAAACAAGGCATCTACTTAGAAGTTATCCGCTGGGAAAACTTCCTTGATGCCATGTCGACAACCCGACTCCAGAATGAATATAACCAAAAAATTCGACACTGCGACATTTTCGTCAGCTTGTTCAAGACTAAAACAGGTAAATACACAGAGGAAGAATTTGACGTTGCATACAAAACCTTCAAGAAGACTAAGAAACCGCTGATCTATACCTACTTCCGGAAGACCACGGTTTCAACCAGTGATGTCAATGTTGATGATCTTATTTCTCTGCGTGACTTCAAAGATAAGCTTAGTAATTTAAGCCACTTTTACAAGGAATATGAATCGATCGAAGGATTGCAGGGACACTTCCGAGGCCAACTGGACAAGCTCCGGGAGGATAAACGCTTGTAA
- the pip gene encoding prolyl aminopeptidase, with the protein MRELYPVITPYTTGKLQVSDLHTLHYEEVGNPQGKPAIFLHGGPGGGIDPVYRQYFDPQEWRLVLFDQRGCGQSTPHAELKENTTWDLVRDIETLRQHLDIDQWVVFGGSWGSTLALAYSQTHPESCKGLILRGIFMLRHQELQWFYQEGASNIFPDAWEAYLQPIPLEERQDLISAYYRRLTSNDPNIQLEAAKAWSVWEATTSKLLPDPELQEKCGEDTFATAFARIECHYFMNKGFLDTEDQLMRGCDRIQHLPIVIVQGRYDVVCPVISAWELHQQLPQSELQIIADAGHSITEPGIRNALIEATDRFAQIP; encoded by the coding sequence ATGCGCGAACTTTACCCAGTCATCACCCCTTATACAACGGGTAAACTCCAAGTTTCTGATCTGCATACCCTCCATTACGAAGAAGTGGGAAATCCCCAGGGGAAACCAGCTATATTTCTGCACGGGGGACCCGGGGGCGGCATTGATCCGGTCTATCGACAGTATTTTGATCCACAGGAATGGCGGTTAGTGCTGTTTGACCAGCGGGGTTGCGGGCAAAGCACCCCCCATGCAGAGCTAAAAGAAAACACCACCTGGGATTTAGTCAGGGATATCGAAACCCTGCGTCAGCATCTCGACATTGATCAGTGGGTAGTCTTTGGAGGGAGTTGGGGCAGTACTTTAGCCCTGGCCTACAGCCAGACCCATCCTGAATCCTGCAAGGGACTCATCTTGCGGGGGATATTTATGTTGCGTCATCAAGAACTGCAATGGTTCTACCAAGAAGGAGCCAGCAACATTTTCCCAGATGCCTGGGAAGCCTATCTCCAGCCCATTCCTCTGGAAGAGCGTCAGGATTTAATCAGTGCCTATTACCGCCGACTCACAAGTAACGATCCAAACATTCAACTGGAAGCGGCCAAAGCCTGGTCCGTCTGGGAGGCCACAACGAGCAAACTGTTGCCCGATCCTGAATTGCAAGAAAAATGTGGTGAAGACACCTTTGCCACGGCCTTTGCTCGGATTGAATGTCACTATTTCATGAACAAGGGCTTTTTAGACACAGAAGATCAGCTGATGCGGGGATGCGATCGCATCCAGCATCTCCCCATCGTTATTGTTCAAGGCCGTTATGATGTCGTTTGCCCCGTCATTTCAGCCTGGGAACTCCATCAGCAACTTCCTCAATCAGAGCTGCAAATCATTGCCGATGCCGGCCATTCCATTACAGAACCTGGCATTCGCAATGCTTTGATCGAAGCAACCGACCGCTTTGCTCAAATTCCATGA